The DNA region cGCTGCTGTGAATGAGCTGGTGTCGCTGCAGATGACTCTGGTGAGTGAAACTCCTCCCACAATGTGAACACCGATACGGTCTCTCCCCTGTGTGGACGCGCTGGTGTATTCGGAGATGACTCTGCTGACTGAAAGTCTTCCCGCACTCCGAGCACAGGTACGGCTTCTCTCCGGTGTGGATGCGCTGGTGCAGTCGAAGGTGACTGGGCTGACTGAAACGGCTGCCGCACTGCGAGCACTGATACGGCCTCTCTCGCGTGTGCACGACGCGGTGCGTTCGAAGATGACCACGCAGAGTAAAACCCTTCCCACACTCGGAGCAGtggtacggcttctctcctgtgtggatgCGCTGGTGTAAGTGGAGATTGCTCAGCTGAGTGAAGCTCTTACCGCACTGCGAGCACTGGTACGGCCGCTCTCCCGTGTGAACACGCTGGTGTGTCAGGAGGTGGCCCTGTCGATTAAAACTCTTGCC from Ictalurus furcatus strain D&B chromosome 6, Billie_1.0, whole genome shotgun sequence includes:
- the LOC128609280 gene encoding zinc finger protein 239-like; protein product: MMPIAIACSQQISFHLNPSRVQMQEDIKCEAGFTPDSTHQSLQSIHTREKPHHCSQCGKSFNRQGHLLTHQRVHTGERPYQCSQCGKSFTQLSNLHLHQRIHTGEKPYHCSECGKGFTLRGHLRTHRVVHTRERPYQCSQCGSRFSQPSHLRLHQRIHTGEKPYLCSECGKTFSQQSHLRIHQRVHTGERPYRCSHCGRSFTHQSHLQRHQLIHSSVKPYHCLHCGKSFTHGSTFQAHQRIHTGEKPYYCSACGRNFTYLSNLQRHKCKSQLM